The Blautia pseudococcoides genome segment GGGTCATGAGGCCGGAATTTACAAAACCAACCACCATAACAGTGGTAGCGGAAGACGATTGAATCACTGCCGTTATCGCAGCTCCGGCAAAGACTCCTTTGATCCGGTTGGAAGTCAGCCTTTCAAGAATCTGCTTCATTTTGTTTCCTGCAGCCGTCTCTAACCCATTGCTCATCATCTGCATGCCGTACAAAAACAACGCAAGACCACCAAGTAATTTTAAAATATCAGATATTTCCATTTTTATTCTCCCATTTCTGTCATTTTACTTATTCTGTAACTTGTGCGTATCGGAAAGATACGTGAGTCTACAGAGGACGTTTTTTTCCGTCCGACTTATGGGTGATATTCAGTTTGACACAAAACTGATTGGGCAGCGAAGCGTAAAACAGGAACAACAAAAAAATGCCTCCGCCGAGCACAATGGAAAAAATGTACAGAGACATATTAAGATTGGAAAGCCAATGAAAGGGAGTCTGTCTTCCCCTGAATTGTTTTAAAACCTGTTGAAAAAGCACTCTGAAAGACGGTACAAAATTATGTACTGTCTGCTCATCTATGTCAGATTCATCTGACTGGATCATTTGTTTATTTTCATAATCAGCCACGTGGGAATCATAACGGTTTCCTTCCACCCAGGCATTAGAAAAAACAGCCAGTCCTGTACCTGCCAGCATAAATAGGGCTGCTGCTAAAATAATAACTTGATATGTAAATTTATTCATGATAATAAAATGTTTTCTCCTCGGCAAAACAGAAAAATCTACCCTCTGCTTTACAAAACTTGCTATTATGCCAAATTTCCTTAAATAATGATAACCAGCAGACTTGTTAAACGCGCTCTGAAAGCCATTAGCTTTTTCTCAGTTGTCATGGAATATAGAAAGCAGCAGCCGGTAAGATCACCTGAGAATGCCATACGGTATAGTGAATGCGCCGTGTTCCATCCGACATACTTATCCTACCAGGTTTGTTATGAAATCCTCTCATAAACAATATCCGGTTTTCATCTTCTGAGATTAACCATATTATAGACGGTCAGCTTGGCAAAGTCAATTTTTACAAGTATTTTCCCTCCAACTTTTCGACACGAGCTCCTTTATTATAGTAATAAATACCGGTCGGCCCCAAAAAAGTCAACGGATTCCCAACCCCTTAACCCTCACCTCCCTATCCTTGATTTTAAATCTCCAATATGTTATCCTTGTATAAACTTTAAGTTAATGCAAGAAGGAGGTTCGATATGTATAACCACATGCTGGATACCTTTCTAGCGGTTGCTGACTGCGGCAGTTTTACCAAGGCGGCTGCCCACTTGTATATCTCTCCCACCGCTGTTATGAAGCAGATGAATGCCCTGGAAAATCATCTGGATGTAAAACTGGTAGAGCGCACCCCATCCGGCGTCCGTCTGACGGCTGCGGGAAATGTTATTTACCGGGACGCCAAATTCCTGATCAACTATTCCCAAAAGTCCCTTGCGAGCGCCAAAGCTGCCCTCCATGCAAATGATACTACTTTCTGCATCGGCACCTCTCTTTTAAACCCGGCAAAGCCATTTATGGATCTATGGTATCGCGTGAACAAGGAGTTTCCTGCGTATAAGCTGCATCTGGTTCCTTTTGAAGATGATCATGAGGGGATTTTGACTGAAATAGAACAGTTGGGAAAAAAATTCGATTTTCTGATCGGTGTGTGTGATTCCAAGGAGTGGCTTTCCCGCTGCAACTTCCTCCCTCTCGGGCGATACCGAAAAATGATCGCCGTATCCAGGGAACATCCATTGGCAGGTAAAGAACAGATCCATATAGAAGATTTATATGGTGAAACATTGATGATGGTTGCGCGCGGAGATTCCGGCGTCAATGACTTTCTGCGCAGCGATTTAGAAAAACACCATCCTCAGATCAGAATAGAGGACACCCCTCCGTTTTATGATTTATCGGTGTTTAACCGCTGCGCAGAAACCGGAAATATTCTCCTCACCATTGAATGCTGGCAGGAAGTCCATCCGGGACTTGTGTCTATTCCGGTAAATTGGGATTATAGTATCCCTTATGGTCTGCTGTATAGTTTTGATGCGCCTGATGACGTCTGCAGGTTTGCAGAAACGGTAAAAAATCTCATATAGAGCAGAGCTCTTCTGCTTTATTCCAGCAGACTCCGCACCATCTCCGCATCAAAAACTACTTTTGACAAATGATTCACTTCAATCTGATACAACGCATTGGCTGCCATATGCTCTGCTGCCTGCTCCAGATCACGGATACCGGTAGTGTCCGCATATTTTTCCACAACTGCGTCATAAGCTTCTTCCGTTACAACGCATTCCTTTTCCTGCAGGCCCATGCGCCCCAGGACTTTTGGCAGGGCATACCGGGAGAAAATAATTTTCTTCTCTTCCGCCGTATAATCCGGAATATCAATGACAGCAAAACGCGACATGAGCGGTGCACTGATCTGCTCCTTATCATTGGCTGTGGCTATGGGATATACGCCAACAGTGGGAACCATACATTCAATATAATTGTCTGTAAAGCCCAGGTTATCAAGAAGTGTCAGAAGGACATCTGCCGGATTTCCATTGCCTTTTCCCGAAGAGGCCTTATCCAGTTCGTTGATAATAAAGACAAGGTTGGATTCACCTGCCATGGAGAAAGCCTCCATAATAATTCCCGGCTTTGCATTTGCATAGATACGGGAACTTCCGGTCAACTGTTCCGGGTCGTTGATAGAACTCATATCCAGCGTTGTCCACGGCAGTTTTAATATACGTGCAACCGCATAAGCAATCTGGGATTTTCCCGTTCCGGCAGGTCCCACCAGTAAAATGCCGTATGCCGGAAGGGTATGGGTACGGTTGATCTGTATGATCGTCTCCATGATCCGCTGTTTCACCCGCTCCATACCGTAAAGCTCTTCATCCAGAATTCTGCGCGCTTTTTCAGGATCAATAGCCTCAAAATAATTGTTCTTCCACTGGATATTCATCATGATGGAAAGTGCACGCTGGGCATGGCGCCTCTCCTCAGGGGATACCTCATGAGAGCGGGCAACAGCCAGATTTCTCCTTGCCCAAAGGCGGATATTGTCCGGCATAGTCTTACCTGCACAGGTCATGAAGTCTGTGATGCTCTGCAGACTGGTGAGTTTCATACTGTCGCCGGTCTCCTCCTGGTCTTCGTCCTCATTCTCCTCCACAGGCGCACTGCCTGCCAATAATCTTTCTATCATAAACTGCAGAAAACCATCCTCAGCGGAAAGCTTGGTTCCCCCACCAAAAGCGATCTCCCGAATCTTGTAAACCGCATAGCCGTCTTCCCTGTTCTCGCCGGACAGGCGCACATTGATGTGGTTATCACCCAGCCAGTGGATCAGGCTGACAAAGCGGGCATCTATCTGCAGAATATCTGCACTGACCGTTTTATCCTCCTCCTTAAATTCAAAGGCCGTCTGCTGATTCTGATTGGCAAAAACACCGCAGGAATGGTGCTTCCATTTCCGCTCATGGTTGTCCAGAAGCAGAATGGGCCTGTCCGGGGAGGCTGTATTCTCATTGGAACGAAACACGGTGTATGTACACTGAAACTCACTCTTCTTTTTATTGTCCGAATTGCTGAAATCAAATACTGGCATAATTGCGTACTCCTTTTGTTATATTAGATCATCACACATACTATGTGATAATTGCTGATACACGAGCTGCCTTACAGTATCACTTCAAACTGCAAGGTCCCTGCAAGTATGTAGTATACCTATTTTTTTATTCTTTTACAAGCTCATTGTGCTTTGCCGGCACAAAATTTTTTTATTTTTTTCTTGACATAGCTCCTTTTCTATGGTAATCTATAGAAAGTGTTTTGATAAAGCCTTGATTTCGCATACAGCAGTAAGTCATTCTTTTATTAATGATTTACTGCTATATGCGTTTTTTGTTTTGTAAAATGCATATAAAAAATAGGAGGTATCTTTCATGAATAAAGGTACAGTAAAATGGTTTAACTCAGAAAAAGGGTTCGGATTTATTACAGGGGAAGACGGATCTGATGTATTCGTACATTTCTCAGGGATCAATTGCGATGGTTACAAATCTCTTGACGACGGCCAGGCCGTAACTTATGATTTAACTCAGGGAAACCGCGGTATGCAGGCTGTTAATGTTTGTGCCGCTTAAGCCGGAATATTATTTCACTATCCTATCAATGCCTGCACGCAATCAGCAGTGACAGGCATTGATACTCTGTATCTTAACTAGTCAGAGCTATGGTTGATCCATACAGCTAAGTCGGCGGGGTTTATACATTATTCCTTGCTGGCTCAACCTAAAATCTCATTCAATTTATATATATTTCTATAAAAAATCCCAACCTCAATATTTCCCAATTTCATATATCTTACTGACATTTTTTCAAAACCTGCATATAATAAAGCAACAAATAATGCTCAGGTACACATATTATGAACAATGATCCCCGAGGCACGATCATCCAGCAAGGTAATGTTATGCGCATAGATAACGCTCTTGTTGAGGATGTATTTTGTTACGATAACAAGATAGGACATATCCTTGTATCTTACGCGGTCCCCGAAGCAAACCAGACGGTCTCGATACAAAATCTGCGTTTAAACGTGGGAAGAAACACAGTCATCCTGGATGCCTTTGGCAGGCGCATTGACTCATGCCAGATTCAAAAAGGCATGTGGGTAAATGTTGTGTTCTCTTCACGTATGACCAGAAGTATTCCCCCACAGGCAAATGCTTTTCTGATCCTTGTCAAGAGACAGCCCCGCCCACAGACCAGTACCACAACGGGAAGGATCGCTTCCATTGATCTGAGAAACAGATTCCTCTATACAGGCGATCCAAACGATATAAACAGTCAGACCAGATTTGTCATAACTGATGACACGGTCATTTTAAACCGTTCCGGTATTCCGGTGAGTCTCCGCTTTCTCCGTCCCGGACAGACGGTCAGGATCACCCACGCAAACTTCCAGACAGCCAGTATTCCACCACAGACCACTGCCTTCCGGGTACAGGTAATATAAGAAAAAAAGCTGGCATCTCATACACAAGTGCCAGCTTTTTTTAACATTACACCTAACAAAGATAAAGCTATGGTATCACAGTACAATTCCCAGCATCTCTATCAGAATTCCCCAGAACACGCCTGTTCCGTATAAAATCCCTATGAGTCCCAGGTTTTCTTTCACTCCCTTATTGGTTCTGCAGAGCACCAGAATACCTACGCCCGCGCCTACCAGAAGTCCCGCCATCATCTGTCCGGCTCCCAGAATACCGGTCAGGTAGAGTTGGGTGATCACCACAGAGGAGGCACAGTTAGGGATCAGTCCTACCAGTGCGGCCAAAAACACACCAACAACCGGTTTTGTGCTGATAAAGTATCCGATCTTGTCACTTCCCACCAATTCCACGCAGAATCCGATCACCAGGGATATGAGAAAGATGAAGACCGTAATCTGAAGCGTGTGTAAAAAAGCCGATTTGATAATGCTGCCGTTCTCACAATGGCAGTGTTCGGATTCGCACAGATCATGGATATCTTTCTCATGATGTTCCCTGTGTATATGATTATGTTCTTCCCGCTCTCTCCTCTTCTTGCCGCCAAAACGCCATAATACATCAATGGCAGACCCGGATACAGCTCCAAGAACAACTTTCAGACCCAGGATCCGCAGGATTGTACCTGCTGCCACAGATTCGGAGATAAAGATAGGAAGCATTTCATCTGAAGTGGAAAGAAAAATAGCCAGCAGAGTTCCCGCTGATATGACGCCTCCGGAGTAAAGGCTGGCTGCAGCGGCTGAGAACCCACACTGGGGAAACGCACCTGCCACACCGCCAATGAGAGGCCCAAAATGCCCTGACTTTTGCATGATCTGCTTAGACTTATTCTTTGTTTTATGTTCCAGATATTCCATGACCAGATAAGTCAGGAACAGGAAAGGAATCAGCTTGGCTGTATCCAGCAAAGCATCTAAAATCACGTCGAGTATCATATCACAGCTCCCTTCCGCAGCAGAATATTTATTCGCATTCCAGTTTCTAATGATAGCATAAATGCAGGACAAACTCAACGCCGGATTATTATTTTTAGCAGATACTTCCAAAATGCAGAGCGGCAGCGGAAATCTATCATATCAATTTCCGCTGCCGCTCTTCCTATGCGTTCAGATAACCTGTATATTCACTTGTATGAAGCAGCCGGTTGGCATTCTCCACCCGCTCTTTCGTGGGAGGGTCAATCCCCTGCAGGGGATAAGGGATGCGCATATCCTGCCATTTAAAAACCCCCAGCGTATGGTATGGCAGCACTTCAAAGCGCTGAACATTGCCCAGGCCTTTTACAAATGCGTCCAGCCGTATCAGGTCTTCGTCATAATCGTTCCGTTCCGGCACGAGAACGTGGCGAATCCATACAGGCTTGTTGATTTCGGCCAGATATCCAGCCATATCAAGGATGTTTTCGTTGCTGCATCCTGTCAGGATTTTATGCTTTGCGCTGTCAATCTGTTTGATGTCAAGGAGAAGTAAATCCGTGGCTTCCATAAGGCGGCTGAATTTATGGAAAAACGGGTCGTGCCTGGAAAACGGATTTCCGGAAGTATCCAGGACCGTATGCACCCCTTCTTCCTTAGCCTTTGTAAAAAGCTCCAGCAAAAAGTCCATCTGGAGCAGCGGTTCCCCGCCGCTGACGGTTATTCCGCCTTTGTCTCCCCAGTAGGCTTTATAGCGCAGAGCCTGCCCTAACACCTCATCTGCTGACATCATATCCATGGAGCTGGTGCTCCAGGTATCCGGATTGTGGCAGAACTGGCAGCGCATCCTGCAGCCCTGCAGAAAAATCACAAACCGGACCCCTGGCCCGTCCACGGAACCAAAGCTTTCGATCGAATGGATGGAGCCTTTTCTCGAACTAAATGCGCTCATGTGCGGAGCGGGCGATCACGTCAAGCTGCTGCTCGCGTGTCAGATCAATGAATTTAACCGCATAACCGGATACACGGATCGTAAAGTTTGCATACTCCTCTTTTTCCGGATGTTCCATGGCATCCACCAGCTTCTCAATGCCAAACACATTCACATTTAAGTGATGTGCACCCTGGTCAAAGTATCCGTCCAGAATGTGCATCAGATTGTTGATCCTCTCCTCCTCAGAATGTCCGATGGCACCTGGGTTGATGGTCTGTGTGTTGGAGATTCCGTCCAGTGCCCACTCATATGGAAGCTTTGCAACAGAGTTCAGGGAAGCCAGAAGGCCGTTTTTCTCTGCACCGTAGCTTGGGTTCGCACCGGGTGAAAGCGGTTCTCCCGCTTTTCTGCCATCCGGCAGCGCTCCTGTTGCCTTTCCGTAAACCACATTGGAAGTGATGGTCAGGATGGATGTGGTCGGCTCGGAATTCCGGTAGGTCGGATATTTTTTCAACTTTTCCAGGAATGTGTGCAGCAGCCATACCGCAATATCATCTGCTCTGTCATCGTCATTACCGTAGCGGGGGAAATCACCCTCTGTCTCGAAGTCCACTGCCATTCCTTCCTCATCACGCACAACTTTTACCTTGGCGTATTTCACAGCGGACAGGGAATCCACCACATGGGAAAAGCCTGCAATTCCTGTTGCAAAAGTTCTGCGCACATCTGTATCGATCAGTGCCATCTCTGCTGCTTCATAATAATATTTGTCGTGCATATACTGGATCAGGTTCAGGGTATTTACATACAGCCCTGCCAGCCAGTCCATCATAATTTCATATTTGCGGACAAGCTCATCATATTCCAGGTAATCGGAAGTGATCGGTTTATATTCAGGTCCCACCTGAACCCTTGACTTCTCATCCATACCGCCGTTGATGGCATATAAGAGGCATTTTGCCAGGTTTGCACGGGCTCCGAAGAACTGCATTTCTTTTCCTGTCTGGGTAGCTGATACAC includes the following:
- a CDS encoding LysR family transcriptional regulator, with amino-acid sequence MYNHMLDTFLAVADCGSFTKAAAHLYISPTAVMKQMNALENHLDVKLVERTPSGVRLTAAGNVIYRDAKFLINYSQKSLASAKAALHANDTTFCIGTSLLNPAKPFMDLWYRVNKEFPAYKLHLVPFEDDHEGILTEIEQLGKKFDFLIGVCDSKEWLSRCNFLPLGRYRKMIAVSREHPLAGKEQIHIEDLYGETLMMVARGDSGVNDFLRSDLEKHHPQIRIEDTPPFYDLSVFNRCAETGNILLTIECWQEVHPGLVSIPVNWDYSIPYGLLYSFDAPDDVCRFAETVKNLI
- a CDS encoding AAA family ATPase; this encodes MPVFDFSNSDNKKKSEFQCTYTVFRSNENTASPDRPILLLDNHERKWKHHSCGVFANQNQQTAFEFKEEDKTVSADILQIDARFVSLIHWLGDNHINVRLSGENREDGYAVYKIREIAFGGGTKLSAEDGFLQFMIERLLAGSAPVEENEDEDQEETGDSMKLTSLQSITDFMTCAGKTMPDNIRLWARRNLAVARSHEVSPEERRHAQRALSIMMNIQWKNNYFEAIDPEKARRILDEELYGMERVKQRIMETIIQINRTHTLPAYGILLVGPAGTGKSQIAYAVARILKLPWTTLDMSSINDPEQLTGSSRIYANAKPGIIMEAFSMAGESNLVFIINELDKASSGKGNGNPADVLLTLLDNLGFTDNYIECMVPTVGVYPIATANDKEQISAPLMSRFAVIDIPDYTAEEKKIIFSRYALPKVLGRMGLQEKECVVTEEAYDAVVEKYADTTGIRDLEQAAEHMAANALYQIEVNHLSKVVFDAEMVRSLLE
- a CDS encoding cold-shock protein, translating into MNKGTVKWFNSEKGFGFITGEDGSDVFVHFSGINCDGYKSLDDGQAVTYDLTQGNRGMQAVNVCAA
- a CDS encoding putative manganese transporter, with translation MILDVILDALLDTAKLIPFLFLTYLVMEYLEHKTKNKSKQIMQKSGHFGPLIGGVAGAFPQCGFSAAAASLYSGGVISAGTLLAIFLSTSDEMLPIFISESVAAGTILRILGLKVVLGAVSGSAIDVLWRFGGKKRREREEHNHIHREHHEKDIHDLCESEHCHCENGSIIKSAFLHTLQITVFIFLISLVIGFCVELVGSDKIGYFISTKPVVGVFLAALVGLIPNCASSVVITQLYLTGILGAGQMMAGLLVGAGVGILVLCRTNKGVKENLGLIGILYGTGVFWGILIEMLGIVL
- the pflA gene encoding pyruvate formate-lyase-activating protein; translation: MSAFSSRKGSIHSIESFGSVDGPGVRFVIFLQGCRMRCQFCHNPDTWSTSSMDMMSADEVLGQALRYKAYWGDKGGITVSGGEPLLQMDFLLELFTKAKEEGVHTVLDTSGNPFSRHDPFFHKFSRLMEATDLLLLDIKQIDSAKHKILTGCSNENILDMAGYLAEINKPVWIRHVLVPERNDYDEDLIRLDAFVKGLGNVQRFEVLPYHTLGVFKWQDMRIPYPLQGIDPPTKERVENANRLLHTSEYTGYLNA